The nucleotide window CAGGTGCTCGCCCGCGGACTCCTCGAATCCCACGGTGATTACGGGGTGCTCGTGATCGGTGAGGCCGCCGGCCCCGTCCTGCGCGGAGAAGAGGAGATCTCACTGCGCGTCGACCCGGTGAAGAAGGCAGGGGCGAAGAAGGCCGGATCCCGTCGTCGAGGCGGCCCCGAGGTCGAGCTCGACCCCGCCGATGCCTCCCTGTTCGAGGCCCTGCGCTCCTGGCGCGGAGAGCAGGCGAAGGAGCAGGGCGTGCCCGCCTACGTCGTGTTCCCCGATGCCACGCTCTACGGCATCGTCGAGGTCAAACCGACGACGATCAGCGAACTCGGCCAGGTCAGCGGTGTGGGCTTGAAGAAGCTCGACCGCTATGGCGATTCCGTGCTCGAAGTGCTCGCCGCGCACGCTGGCTGACTCAGCCTTCGGCGAAGGCCTCGAGGCCCTGTTCGGCTGCCGTCGGGTCCATCCACATGAACTCGAGGATGTTGCCGTCGGGGTCGGTCATGCTGATGCCGTACATGAACCCGAGATCCTGCGGTTCCTTGTTCTCCCCACCACCGGCGTCGAGGATCGAGGCGCGCATCGCGTCGACCTCGTCGCGGGATTCGCGGCTGAGGGCAGTGAGCGCCTGAGCTGTGGTGTGCGGGTCGGCAATCGGTTTGTCCGTGAAAGTGGCGAGGTAGTCCCGGGTGAGGATCATGAAGAAGATGTCGTCGGTCCATCTGATGCACGACGCATTGTCATCGGTGAACTCGGGCACCACCTCGGCGCCGATGGACTGGTAGAAGGTCTTGGCACGCTCGAGGTCGGTGGTCGGAAGGTTGACGAAGATCTGGGTCATAACTGCTCCCTTGCAGTGACGGCGACGCATCAGCGGATGCGAGCCCAGACGAACCATGACAGCCGGACGGCTGAACGATGGGAGTCTGATTCTCTCCGCACACCCACCCCAAGTCAACACCCTGCTACCTGACGGCGGCCCAGCAACCTGGCGCGAGGTTGCTGGGCCGCCGTCAGGTAGTTCTGGGAGGGAAGTGACGGGGTAGCCTGAGAAGCGCACGGGCCCACCGGCCCTCTCGATTACTTGGAAGGCGACGATGACGACTCCTGACCCGGTCTCCACCACCTCGGCGATCACCCGCGCGAACTGCGAACAACGCGATGCGAACGATCCCCTGCGTGATTTCCGCGACGATTTCCTGCTCCCGGAAGGCACGATCTACCTCGACGGGAACTCGCTCGGTCCCCGCACGAAAGGCGCGGCCGAGCGCGCCCAGGACGTCATCGCCGACGAATGGGGCACCGGCCTCATCGGGTCATGGAACTCCGCCAGCTGGTGGGACCTGCCCGCTAAATTGGGTGAGAAGATCGCCGGGATCGTCGGCGGCGGGGCCGGGTCCACCGTCGTCACGGACACCACCTCGATCAACCTGTTCAAGGCCGCCTCGGCGGCGCTGAAGATGCAGGCCGAGGACTCCCCGGACCGGCGGGTCATCCTCACTCAGCGGGAGAACTTCCCCTCCGATATCTACATGCTCGAAGGATTGGCCGAACAGCTCGGCGACGGATACAAAGTCCGCCTCGTCGACGATGAGGAAGTCACCGCAGGGTTCCCGACGACGATGTCCGACGAGGTGGCCCTCGTCGTGCTCACCCACGTGAACTACCGGACGGGTCGTCTCTTCGATATGGGCACGACCACCTCGGCGATCCATGCCGGCGGGGCCATGGTCATCTGGGACCTGTGCCATTCGGCGGGTGCTCTGCCCATCGATCTCACCGGTTCGGGTGCCGACATGGCGATCGGCTGCACGTACAAGTTCCTCAACGGCGGGCCCGGCTCACCGGCGTTTATCTGGGTAGCCGAAGGGCTGCGGAACCGATTCAGCCAACCTCTGTCGGGGTGGTGGTCGCATGCCCGACCCTTCGAGATGGACCCGGACTACCAGCCAGCCGATGGCATCCGCCGCTACCTCACCGGAACGCAGGGAATCCTGTCGATGTCCGTGGCAGGGCTCGGCCTCGACATCCATTCTCGGGTGGACATGAACCTGGTGCGGGCGAAGTCCCTGGCCTTGTCCGACCTGTTCATCGACCTCGTCGATGAGCGTTTGGCCGATCACCCGGTCGAGGTCGTCACCCCACGTGAGCACGCTCATCGCGGATCCCAGGTCTCGATCCGGCACCCGGAGGGGTTTGCGGTGATGAGCGCACTCATCGAGCGCGGAATCATCGGCGACTACCGCGAACCGGAGGTGCTGCGGTTCGGGCTGACCCCGCTCTATATCGGGTTCACCGAGGTGTGGGACACCGTCGAGGCCCTGCGCGACATCCTCGACAACCACCTCTGGGACACAGACGCTCACAAAGTCCGCGGCGCCGTCACCTGATTACTACCTGACGGCGGTGCAGCAACCTGGCGCCAGGTATCTGGGCCGCCGTCACCTGCGTTGGAACGTGGCCACTCAGGTGTCCGGAGCCGCAGAGGTTTCGATGACTTCGGCGTTGACCCCGAAGTACGGTTCACCCGCCTCATTCCGCGGGCGGCTGGCGACGAGCGTCTTGAGCAGGTTGCTGCCCCGCTCGCCGGTGATCGGGTCGAGATCGAGGATGGCGCACCGCGCAATCGGTTCCCCGATCCGCACACGCAGAGCGCCGACGTCCGGCACGTTCAGCATCACATCCCTGCCTCGCCAGGTCTCTTCAATGAAGGGTTCGTCCGTGTCGAGGACGAGGGTGGCACGGAAGCGGGCGGCCTCATCTTGCAGCTCGTGGTGACCGGACTGATCGGCGAGTTCCCTCATCGAAGCAGTCGTGACGATCGACAGGCCAGCTCCGTAGATCACGTCCCCACGGTGTGCGCGGGCCAGCCGGACCGACTTTCCCAGCCACTCGGAGGCGAGCGCCGAATGCGGACCGTCGGTGAGTTCCAGGTCGACCGGTCGCTTCCAGTAGGAGCAGGTCAGGCGCTCGCCCGAGCCGGCTGGCACCCCAGAGGCAGAGCGCCCGTCGGGCAGGGTGACCGTCAGTGTGTCGTCGACGAGTGAGGTGGTCATTCGGATGAGCCGCGGATTCTGCACGGTCTTGAGCACCTGCGCTCGCTCGACATCGACGAAGCAGAACGGGCGGTCGCCGACCGGCCCCTGAGCATCGACGATCGCTCCCGGTCGGGCCTCGTGCCGGGTGCCTTTGATATGGGCGAAGCCGATCGATGGCACGCCGAATTCCCGCGCTGGAGCAGGTGACGGGGGCGGAGCAACCTGGCGCCAGGTTGCTGCGCCGCCGTCAGGATCCTTCTATGTCTGTCAAGCGGCTTGACCGATCGGGTTCGTGGCCTCGAGAATCCGATACACCGAACGAGCCAAGCTACGCTTCATACACCGGATCGTCTCCTTCTTCGTCTTCCCCTCACTGAGCCGTTTAGCCATGTACGCCTGAGACCTCTTCTGGTGAGAAAGCCGCGTGATGGCCACCATGTACAACGCAGAATTCAACCGACGATCACCACTGCGGTTCAGCCGGAACCTCACCACATTCCCCGACGACGCCGGGATCGGACAGACCCCCGCCAGCTTCGCGAACGCAGCCTCCGAACGCACCCGCCCATGATGCGACCACGCCAGGTAAAACACAGCCGCGGTAATCGGCCCCATCCCCGGCTGTTCCAGCAACACGGCAGCCGGACTGTCCTTGACCAAAGCCTCGATCCGCATGGCGTAGTCCCTGATTTCCGCATCGAGTTCGACGACGCGCTTGGCTAACCGAATGGCTTCCCGACGGGCCTCGGCCAGTGCCACAGACTCGTTCCTGGCCCGCCACTTCGCAACCGTCTGGATCTTGACGACCGACAGTTTCCGACGCGCATCC belongs to Brevibacterium spongiae and includes:
- the kynU gene encoding kynureninase; this encodes MTTPDPVSTTSAITRANCEQRDANDPLRDFRDDFLLPEGTIYLDGNSLGPRTKGAAERAQDVIADEWGTGLIGSWNSASWWDLPAKLGEKIAGIVGGGAGSTVVTDTTSINLFKAASAALKMQAEDSPDRRVILTQRENFPSDIYMLEGLAEQLGDGYKVRLVDDEEVTAGFPTTMSDEVALVVLTHVNYRTGRLFDMGTTTSAIHAGGAMVIWDLCHSAGALPIDLTGSGADMAIGCTYKFLNGGPGSPAFIWVAEGLRNRFSQPLSGWWSHARPFEMDPDYQPADGIRRYLTGTQGILSMSVAGLGLDIHSRVDMNLVRAKSLALSDLFIDLVDERLADHPVEVVTPREHAHRGSQVSIRHPEGFAVMSALIERGIIGDYREPEVLRFGLTPLYIGFTEVWDTVEALRDILDNHLWDTDAHKVRGAVT
- a CDS encoding MOSC domain-containing protein, which gives rise to MPSIGFAHIKGTRHEARPGAIVDAQGPVGDRPFCFVDVERAQVLKTVQNPRLIRMTTSLVDDTLTVTLPDGRSASGVPAGSGERLTCSYWKRPVDLELTDGPHSALASEWLGKSVRLARAHRGDVIYGAGLSIVTTASMRELADQSGHHELQDEAARFRATLVLDTDEPFIEETWRGRDVMLNVPDVGALRVRIGEPIARCAILDLDPITGERGSNLLKTLVASRPRNEAGEPYFGVNAEVIETSAAPDT
- a CDS encoding IS110 family transposase → MTIISHLYAFVVGVDTHAKNHVYSVLTRSGEHVDTASFPTTKAGLKRALTWAGRRTGGDLDTLWVIEGIGTYGAILADHVADNGYLVAEAASMNARDRHATGKDDRIDARRIAGAVLSLDESRLRFPRQADGPRQGLRILVKARESMTREKTRTINALTALLRTHDLGMDARRKLSVVKIQTVAKWRARNESVALAEARREAIRLAKRVVELDAEIRDYAMRIEALVKDSPAAVLLEQPGMGPITAAVFYLAWSHHGRVRSEAAFAKLAGVCPIPASSGNVVRFRLNRSGDRRLNSALYMVAITRLSHQKRSQAYMAKRLSEGKTKKETIRCMKRSLARSVYRILEATNPIGQAA
- a CDS encoding VOC family protein, which codes for MTQIFVNLPTTDLERAKTFYQSIGAEVVPEFTDDNASCIRWTDDIFFMILTRDYLATFTDKPIADPHTTAQALTALSRESRDEVDAMRASILDAGGGENKEPQDLGFMYGISMTDPDGNILEFMWMDPTAAEQGLEAFAEG